The following are encoded together in the Streptomyces sp. NBC_00341 genome:
- a CDS encoding vitamin K epoxide reductase family protein, whose translation MTTAAVDHPSSDQDEDGGKRTIGGSRAFALLLVITGAAGLLAAWVITLDKLKLMEDPSFVPGCSLNPVVSCGNIMKSDQAAAFGFPNPWLGLATYPVIMGIGLALLAGARFRGWYWLGMNAGTLFGVGFCTWLQYQSLYNINSLCLWCCLAWVATIFMFCYVTTHNIKHRIIPAPSWLRNGLTEFHWVPPVLWVGIIGMLILTRWWDFWTS comes from the coding sequence ATGACGACTGCAGCGGTTGACCATCCCTCCTCCGACCAGGACGAGGACGGCGGGAAGAGGACCATCGGCGGCAGTCGTGCGTTCGCGCTGCTGCTGGTGATCACGGGCGCTGCCGGACTCCTCGCCGCGTGGGTCATCACGCTCGACAAGCTCAAGCTGATGGAGGACCCCAGCTTCGTCCCGGGCTGCAGTCTCAACCCGGTGGTGTCCTGCGGCAACATCATGAAGAGCGACCAGGCGGCCGCCTTCGGCTTCCCGAACCCGTGGCTCGGGCTCGCCACCTACCCCGTGATCATGGGCATCGGCCTGGCGCTGCTCGCCGGAGCGCGCTTCCGCGGCTGGTACTGGCTGGGGATGAACGCGGGCACCCTGTTCGGTGTCGGCTTCTGCACCTGGCTCCAGTACCAGTCGCTGTACAACATCAACTCCCTGTGCCTGTGGTGCTGCCTGGCCTGGGTCGCCACGATCTTCATGTTCTGCTACGTCACCACGCACAACATCAAGCACCGGATCATTCCGGCGCCCAGCTGGCTGCGCAACGGACTGACCGAGTTCCACTGGGTGCCGCCGGTCCTGTGGGTCGGCATCATCGGCATGCTCATCCTGACCCGCTGGTGGGACTTCTGGACCAGCTGA
- a CDS encoding replication-associated recombination protein A, with amino-acid sequence MEPDLFTAAAEDRQEKDPSSSPLAVRMRPRTLDEVVGQQHLLKPGSPLRRLVGEGSGGPAGPSSVILWGPPGIGKTTLAYVVSKATNKRFVELSAITAGVKEVRAVIEGARRATGGYGKETVLFLDEIHRFSKAQQDSLLPAVENRWVTLIAATTENPYFSIISPLLSRSLLLTLESLTDDDLRDLLHRALADERGLGGAVTLPEDAEEHLLRIAGGDARRALTALEAAAGAALSKGEPEITLLTLEETVDRAAVKYDRDGDQHYDVASALIKSIRGSDVDAALHYLARMIEAGEDPRFIARRLMISASEDIGLADPTALPTAVAAAQAVAMIGFPEAALTLSHATIALALAPKSNAATLAISAAQDDVRKGLAGPVPAHLRDGHYKGAAKLGHAQGYVYPHDVPGGIAAQQYAPDAVRDKRYYQPTRYGAEARYADVADRVRERLGRTGGDGEAGPSGT; translated from the coding sequence GTGGAGCCCGACCTCTTTACCGCAGCAGCCGAAGACCGCCAGGAGAAGGACCCGTCCAGCAGCCCCCTCGCTGTCCGGATGCGTCCGCGTACCCTCGACGAGGTCGTCGGCCAGCAGCACCTGCTCAAACCGGGCTCACCGCTGCGCCGCCTCGTCGGAGAGGGGAGCGGGGGACCGGCCGGTCCCTCGTCCGTGATCCTCTGGGGCCCACCCGGCATCGGCAAGACGACCCTGGCCTACGTGGTCAGCAAGGCCACCAACAAACGCTTCGTCGAGCTCTCCGCGATCACCGCGGGCGTCAAGGAAGTGCGGGCGGTCATCGAGGGCGCCCGGCGCGCCACCGGCGGCTACGGCAAGGAGACCGTCCTCTTCCTGGACGAGATCCACCGCTTCTCCAAGGCGCAGCAGGACTCACTGCTCCCGGCCGTCGAGAACCGCTGGGTGACGCTGATCGCGGCCACCACCGAGAATCCGTACTTCTCGATCATCTCGCCGCTGCTCTCGCGTTCCCTGCTGCTGACCCTCGAATCGCTGACCGACGACGACCTGCGCGACCTGCTGCACCGCGCCCTGGCCGACGAGCGCGGACTCGGCGGCGCGGTGACGCTGCCGGAGGACGCGGAGGAGCATCTGCTGCGCATCGCGGGCGGTGACGCGCGCCGTGCGCTGACGGCGCTGGAGGCGGCGGCCGGTGCGGCACTGTCCAAGGGGGAGCCGGAGATCACCCTGCTGACCCTGGAGGAGACGGTCGACCGCGCCGCGGTGAAGTACGACCGGGACGGCGACCAGCACTACGACGTGGCGAGCGCCCTGATCAAGTCCATCCGGGGCTCGGACGTCGATGCCGCGCTGCACTATCTGGCCCGGATGATCGAGGCCGGGGAGGACCCCCGGTTCATCGCCCGGCGGCTGATGATCTCGGCCAGCGAGGACATCGGCCTCGCGGACCCCACGGCGCTGCCCACGGCGGTCGCGGCGGCCCAGGCCGTCGCGATGATCGGCTTCCCCGAGGCGGCGCTCACCCTCAGCCACGCCACGATCGCCCTGGCGCTCGCACCCAAGTCCAACGCGGCGACGCTGGCGATCTCCGCCGCCCAGGACGACGTGCGCAAGGGCCTGGCGGGACCCGTCCCGGCCCATCTGCGCGACGGCCACTACAAGGGCGCCGCCAAGCTGGGTCACGCGCAGGGCTATGTCTATCCGCATGACGTCCCCGGCGGTATCGCCGCCCAGCAGTACGCCCCGGACGCGGTGCGCGACAAGCGCTACTACCAGCCCACCCGGTACGGCGCGGAGGCGCGTTACGCGGACGTGGCGGACCGGGTCCGCGAGCGGCTCGGCCGTACCGGCGGCGACGGCGAAGCGGGCCCGTCCGGTACCTAG
- a CDS encoding DUF2470 domain-containing protein produces the protein MPSAAERTRTLVQSTCSSVLLIPGLDSAGSDQLMPLSRSVGPDGDLFLEFPAESPAVRAATHAQDDELTAVLEITDVAPVSVPHRIRGRARVFGWLTTVPGMAGPGRMLLRLETGEAYVDDLWGAQSVEPEEFRDASADPLVIHEAELLQHLHAAHGEQLGTLSGLLGERAAAGCAAHRPAVVPLALDRLGLRVRVCERDGRCFDARFEFPEPVRDVNELRHAMHTLFDAAAR, from the coding sequence ATGCCGTCAGCAGCCGAGCGCACACGAACTCTCGTACAGAGTACCTGCTCCTCGGTACTGCTCATCCCCGGCCTCGACTCGGCGGGCTCGGACCAGCTGATGCCGCTGTCCCGCAGCGTGGGCCCGGACGGGGATCTCTTCCTCGAATTCCCCGCGGAATCCCCGGCGGTACGGGCCGCGACACACGCCCAGGACGACGAGCTGACAGCTGTGCTGGAGATCACCGACGTGGCCCCGGTCTCCGTGCCGCACCGCATCCGCGGCCGGGCCCGGGTCTTCGGCTGGCTCACCACCGTACCGGGCATGGCGGGACCCGGCCGGATGCTCCTGCGGCTGGAGACGGGTGAGGCGTACGTCGACGACCTCTGGGGTGCGCAGAGCGTCGAGCCGGAGGAGTTCCGCGACGCGTCCGCCGACCCGCTCGTCATCCACGAGGCGGAGCTGCTGCAGCATCTGCACGCGGCGCACGGCGAACAGCTGGGCACGCTGTCCGGGCTGCTCGGCGAGCGGGCCGCGGCCGGCTGCGCCGCGCACCGGCCTGCCGTCGTACCGCTCGCGCTGGACCGGCTTGGGCTGCGGGTGCGGGTGTGCGAGCGGGACGGCCGGTGCTTCGACGCACGCTTCGAGTTCCCCGAACCGGTGCGTGATGTGAACGAGCTGCGGCACGCCATGCACACGCTCTTCGACGCGGCCGCACGCTGA
- a CDS encoding DUF948 domain-containing protein: MAGILVAVFWAILVSFLAVVLVRLAQTLRATTRLVADVTEQAVPLLADASATVRSAQTQLDKVDAIATDVQEVTSNASALSTTVASTFGGPLVKVAAFGYGVRQAIGRKTAPEPEARSRRSVIVGRTVPSARGRKRNGRNSRGSKD; the protein is encoded by the coding sequence GTGGCCGGGATCCTGGTGGCCGTCTTCTGGGCGATCCTGGTTTCGTTCCTCGCCGTCGTACTGGTGAGGCTCGCGCAGACGCTCAGGGCGACCACCAGACTCGTGGCGGACGTGACCGAACAGGCCGTCCCGCTGCTCGCTGACGCCTCCGCGACCGTACGTTCCGCGCAGACCCAGCTCGACAAGGTCGACGCGATCGCGACGGACGTCCAGGAGGTCACCTCCAACGCCTCTGCGCTCTCCACCACCGTCGCCTCCACGTTCGGCGGCCCGCTGGTCAAGGTCGCCGCGTTCGGCTACGGGGTCCGGCAGGCCATCGGCCGCAAGACCGCCCCCGAACCGGAAGCGCGTTCCCGGCGATCGGTGATCGTCGGCCGGACCGTGCCGTCCGCGCGTGGCAGGAAGCGCAACGGCAGAAACTCCCGCGGATCGAAGGACTGA
- a CDS encoding DUF6167 family protein: MFRRTFWFTAGAAAGVWATAKVNRKIKQLTPESLAAQAADKAVMAGHKLKDFALDVREGMVRREAELGEALGLEAPVDPELPVQPHFAVEAAPPGRRGAPARNRTLPYNSYNRNEDH, encoded by the coding sequence ATGTTCCGCCGTACGTTCTGGTTCACCGCCGGCGCAGCCGCCGGGGTCTGGGCCACCGCCAAGGTCAACCGCAAGATCAAGCAGCTGACCCCGGAGAGCCTCGCGGCGCAGGCCGCCGACAAGGCGGTGATGGCCGGTCACAAGCTCAAGGACTTCGCGCTGGACGTCCGCGAGGGCATGGTCAGGCGCGAGGCCGAGCTGGGCGAGGCGCTGGGGCTCGAAGCCCCGGTCGACCCGGAGCTCCCGGTACAGCCCCACTTCGCCGTCGAGGCGGCGCCGCCCGGCAGGCGCGGGGCGCCCGCCCGCAACCGCACGCTCCCCTACAACTCGTACAACCGGAATGAGGACCACTGA
- the alaS gene encoding alanine--tRNA ligase yields the protein MESAEIRRRWLSFYEERGHTVVPSASLIADDPTLLLVPAGMVPFKPYFLGEVKPPAPRVTSVQKCVRTPDIEEVGKTTRHGTFFQMCGNFSFGDYFKEGAIDYAWELLTGSVADGGFGLDPERLWITVYLDDDEAEQIWRDRIGVPAERIQRLGKKDNFWSMGVPGPCGPCSEINYDRGPEFGVEGGPAVNDERYVEIWNLVFMQYERGAGDGKDDFPILGDLPSKNIDTGLGLERLAMILQGVQNMYETDTLRVVMDKATELTGVRYGAARSTDVSLRVVADHIRTSVMLIGDGVTPGNEGRGYVLRRIMRRAIRNMRLMGSTGSVVNELVGVVIETMGLQYPELITDRKRIETVALAEEAAFLKALKGGTNILETAVTETKAAGGRVIAGDKAFLLHDTWGFPIDLTLEMAAEQGLSVDEDGFRRLMQEQRDKAKADARAKKTGHADLSAYREVADNSGATEFTGYTMTEGESTIVGLLVDGVPSPAALEGDEVEVVLDRTPFYAEGGGQLADTGRIRLDTGAVIEVRDVQKPVPGVHVHKGVVQVGEVTVGAAALASIDNTRRRAIARAHSATHLTHQALRDALGPTAAQAGSENSPGRFRFDFGSPAAVPGTVLTDVEQKINTVLSRELDVQAEVMSIDEAKKQGAIAEFGEKYGERVRVVTIGDFSKELCGGTHVHNTAQLGLVKLLGESSIGSGVRRIEALVGVDAYNFLAREHTVVAQLQELVKGRPEELPEKIAGMLGKLKDAEKEIEKFRAEKVLQAAAGLVDSAQDVRGVALVTGQVPDGTSADDLRRLVLDVRGRIQGGRPAVVALFTTANGRPLTVIATNEAARERGLKAGDLVRAAAKTLGGGGGGKPDVAQGGGTNPDAIGDAVAAVERLVTETA from the coding sequence ATGGAGTCGGCTGAAATTCGCCGCCGCTGGCTGAGCTTCTACGAGGAGCGCGGTCACACCGTCGTCCCTTCGGCGTCGCTCATCGCGGACGACCCGACTCTGCTGCTGGTCCCGGCCGGCATGGTGCCCTTCAAGCCGTACTTCCTCGGTGAGGTCAAGCCGCCCGCCCCGCGCGTCACCAGCGTGCAGAAGTGCGTCCGTACGCCGGACATCGAAGAGGTCGGCAAGACCACCCGGCACGGCACCTTCTTCCAGATGTGCGGGAACTTCTCCTTCGGCGACTACTTCAAGGAAGGCGCCATCGACTACGCCTGGGAGCTGCTCACCGGCTCCGTGGCGGACGGCGGCTTCGGCCTCGACCCCGAGCGTCTGTGGATCACGGTCTACCTGGACGACGACGAGGCCGAGCAGATCTGGCGCGACAGGATCGGTGTCCCCGCCGAGCGCATCCAGCGCCTGGGGAAGAAGGACAACTTCTGGTCCATGGGCGTCCCCGGCCCCTGCGGTCCCTGTTCCGAGATCAACTACGACCGAGGCCCCGAGTTCGGCGTCGAGGGCGGCCCGGCCGTCAACGACGAGCGGTACGTGGAGATCTGGAACCTGGTCTTCATGCAGTACGAGCGCGGCGCCGGCGACGGCAAGGACGACTTCCCGATCCTTGGGGACCTGCCCTCCAAGAACATCGACACCGGCCTCGGCCTCGAACGCCTCGCGATGATCCTGCAGGGCGTGCAGAACATGTACGAGACCGACACCCTGCGCGTCGTCATGGACAAGGCCACCGAGCTGACCGGGGTGCGCTACGGCGCCGCCCGGAGCACGGACGTCTCGCTCCGGGTGGTAGCCGACCACATCCGTACCTCCGTCATGCTCATCGGTGACGGCGTCACCCCCGGCAACGAGGGCCGCGGCTACGTGCTGCGCCGCATCATGCGCCGCGCCATCCGCAACATGAGGCTGATGGGCTCCACCGGCTCGGTCGTCAACGAGCTGGTCGGCGTCGTGATCGAGACGATGGGGCTCCAGTACCCCGAGCTGATCACCGACCGCAAGCGCATCGAGACCGTCGCCCTCGCGGAGGAGGCCGCCTTCCTCAAGGCCCTCAAGGGCGGCACCAACATCCTTGAGACCGCCGTCACCGAGACCAAGGCCGCCGGCGGCCGGGTCATCGCCGGCGACAAGGCGTTCCTGCTCCACGACACCTGGGGCTTCCCGATCGACCTCACCCTGGAGATGGCCGCCGAGCAGGGCCTGTCCGTGGACGAGGACGGGTTCCGCCGCCTCATGCAGGAGCAGCGGGACAAGGCCAAGGCCGACGCCCGCGCCAAGAAGACCGGTCACGCCGACCTGTCCGCCTACCGCGAGGTCGCGGACAACTCCGGCGCCACCGAGTTCACCGGCTACACCATGACCGAGGGCGAGTCGACGATCGTCGGCCTCCTCGTCGACGGTGTCCCCTCGCCCGCCGCCCTGGAGGGCGACGAGGTCGAGGTCGTCCTGGACCGCACCCCGTTCTACGCCGAGGGCGGCGGCCAGCTCGCCGACACCGGGCGGATCCGGCTCGACACCGGCGCGGTGATCGAGGTCCGCGACGTCCAGAAGCCGGTCCCCGGCGTCCACGTCCACAAGGGCGTCGTCCAGGTCGGTGAGGTCACGGTCGGTGCCGCCGCCCTCGCCTCCATCGACAACACCCGCCGCCGGGCCATCGCCCGCGCCCACAGTGCCACCCACCTCACGCACCAGGCGCTGCGCGACGCGCTGGGCCCGACGGCCGCCCAGGCCGGCTCCGAGAACTCCCCGGGCCGGTTCCGCTTCGACTTCGGCTCGCCCGCCGCCGTACCCGGCACGGTCCTCACCGACGTCGAGCAGAAGATCAACACCGTGCTCTCCCGCGAGCTCGACGTCCAGGCCGAGGTCATGTCCATCGACGAGGCCAAGAAGCAGGGCGCCATCGCGGAGTTCGGTGAGAAGTACGGCGAGCGGGTCCGGGTCGTCACCATCGGGGACTTCTCCAAGGAGCTGTGCGGCGGAACGCACGTCCACAACACCGCCCAGCTCGGTCTGGTCAAGCTGCTCGGGGAGTCGTCCATCGGCTCCGGCGTGCGCCGCATCGAGGCCCTCGTCGGCGTCGACGCGTACAACTTCCTCGCCAGGGAGCACACGGTCGTCGCCCAGCTCCAGGAGCTCGTCAAGGGCCGTCCCGAGGAGCTTCCGGAGAAGATCGCCGGGATGCTCGGCAAGCTGAAGGACGCCGAGAAGGAGATCGAGAAGTTCCGCGCGGAGAAGGTCCTCCAGGCCGCCGCCGGACTCGTCGACTCCGCCCAGGACGTCCGGGGCGTCGCCCTGGTCACCGGCCAGGTCCCGGACGGCACCTCGGCCGACGATCTGCGCCGGCTCGTCCTCGACGTGCGCGGGCGCATCCAGGGCGGCCGGCCGGCCGTCGTGGCCCTGTTCACCACGGCCAACGGCCGCCCGCTGACCGTCATCGCCACCAACGAGGCCGCTCGCGAGCGGGGCCTCAAGGCCGGTGACCTGGTCCGCGCCGCCGCCAAGACGCTCGGCGGCGGAGGCGGCGGCAAGCCTGACGTCGCCCAGGGCGGCGGTACGAACCCGGACGCCATCGGTGACGCCGTCGCCGCTGTCGAACGCCTCGTCACCGAGACGGCGTGA
- the ruvX gene encoding Holliday junction resolvase RuvX codes for MTGMRRGRRLAIDVGDARIGVASCDPDGILATPVETVPGRDVPAAHRRLGQIVAEYEPIEVIVGLPRSLGGGEGPAAAKVRAFTDVFARAVAPIPVRLLDERMTTVTASQGLRASGVKSKKGRSVIDQAAAVVILQNALESERASGNPPGEGVEVVV; via the coding sequence ATGACGGGGATGCGCCGCGGTCGCCGGCTGGCGATCGACGTCGGGGACGCCCGGATCGGGGTCGCCTCGTGCGACCCCGACGGGATCCTCGCCACGCCGGTGGAGACCGTGCCGGGACGCGATGTCCCGGCCGCCCACCGGCGGCTCGGCCAGATCGTCGCGGAGTACGAGCCGATCGAGGTCATCGTCGGCCTGCCCCGCTCCCTCGGTGGGGGAGAGGGGCCGGCCGCGGCCAAGGTCCGCGCCTTCACGGATGTGTTCGCCCGCGCGGTCGCACCCATTCCGGTGCGTTTGCTGGACGAGAGGATGACCACAGTGACGGCGAGTCAGGGCCTGCGCGCATCGGGCGTGAAGTCCAAAAAAGGCCGTTCCGTCATTGACCAGGCTGCCGCTGTGGTGATCCTTCAGAACGCTCTGGAGTCCGAACGGGCTTCGGGCAATCCTCCCGGCGAGGGCGTCGAAGTGGTGGTCTGA
- the rpsD gene encoding 30S ribosomal protein S4 yields the protein MPNQSRPKVKKSRALGIALTPKAVKYFEARPYPPGEHGRGRKQNSDYKVRLLEKQRLRAQYDISERQMARAYDRAKKAEGKTGEALVVELERRLDALVLRSGIAKTIYQARQMVVHGHIEVDGHKVDKPSFRVRPDNIVMVRERSREKYPFQVAREGGYDTDGETPRYLQVNLKALAFRLDRDPNRKEIPVICDEQLVVEYYAR from the coding sequence GTGCCTAATCAGTCGCGTCCCAAGGTCAAGAAGAGCCGCGCGCTCGGCATTGCGCTGACGCCGAAGGCCGTCAAGTACTTCGAGGCCCGCCCCTACCCGCCGGGCGAGCACGGCCGCGGCCGCAAGCAGAACTCGGACTACAAGGTCCGTCTGCTGGAGAAGCAGCGTCTGCGCGCCCAGTACGACATCAGCGAGCGCCAGATGGCCCGCGCCTACGACCGCGCCAAGAAGGCCGAAGGCAAGACGGGCGAGGCTCTCGTCGTCGAGCTGGAGCGCCGCCTCGACGCGCTGGTCCTGCGCTCGGGCATCGCCAAGACGATCTACCAGGCGCGCCAGATGGTCGTGCACGGTCACATTGAGGTCGACGGCCACAAGGTGGACAAGCCGTCCTTCCGTGTCCGTCCCGACAACATCGTGATGGTCCGCGAGCGCAGCCGCGAGAAGTACCCCTTCCAGGTTGCCCGCGAGGGTGGTTACGACACCGACGGTGAGACCCCGCGCTACCTGCAGGTGAACCTGAAGGCCCTGGCCTTCCGCCTTGACCGGGACCCGAACCGCAAGGAAATCCCCGTGATCTGCGACGAGCAGCTCGTCGTCGAGTACTACGCCCGCTGA
- a CDS encoding AAA family ATPase — protein MRRSQRPFPSSDGPDTPPSARGGPARGLPGNLPAELNRFVGRDDELAELTGLLEESRLVTVVGVGGVGKTRLVTRAAALLEKRYCDGVWLLELSDVHDPELLEHALVDALGLTDHTNRPPRATLLDYCAGRRLLLVIDGFEHLVDACAELVRDLLRRAPRLRVLAAGRLPMELDGEATYPLATMTDRDALRLFAERATAVQPEFRLTEHTRGAVQELCRRLDGIPLALELAAGRLRALSAEQVLERLDDRFRLLTGGSRSALARHQTLRTAIGWSHELCVPEQRLLWSRLSVFAGQFDLEAVEYVCSGSELPADSVLDVLSGLLAQSIVLREDSAAGTRYRMLDTVREYGAEWLAATGETERLRRRHRDWFLGLATWCELDWFSPRQSEVAARVESELPNLRRAMECSLECPEEAHLAQYLAGTLWFLWVGCGRLSEGRHWLDHVLEEETPYDSSRLKALWVLGYVAVLQGDPVGAISALTECREEAEAAGDATASAYALHRTGCLALVTDDTARAQELLHEALGRYRELGELNSNVLMAQVELAMSVGFRGELDRAVTICEEVREICEDHGERWALSYALFVLAFAALERGRPARARELLGESLSISHAFHDLLGTVLSLELLALVTVVEGDADEAALLQGAAEQIWPSVGLPLFGSEHYGAPRVRCEELARRELGEERYASRRRAGAVLGTDAVVARALAGRPGEPPGDADTGAPEVPGPLPETGKTRKPAASPASGRGGPERW, from the coding sequence ATGCGACGCTCTCAGCGCCCCTTCCCCTCCTCCGACGGTCCGGATACACCGCCCTCCGCCCGTGGCGGACCCGCACGCGGCCTTCCGGGCAATCTCCCGGCGGAACTGAACAGGTTCGTGGGACGTGACGACGAGTTGGCCGAGCTCACCGGACTCCTGGAGGAGTCCCGGCTGGTCACCGTCGTGGGCGTGGGCGGGGTCGGCAAGACCCGGCTGGTCACCAGGGCCGCGGCCCTCCTGGAGAAACGGTACTGCGACGGGGTCTGGCTGCTGGAGCTGTCCGACGTCCACGATCCGGAGCTGCTGGAACACGCACTCGTCGACGCGCTGGGCCTGACCGACCACACCAACAGGCCGCCGCGCGCCACGCTCCTCGATTACTGCGCCGGGCGCCGGCTCCTGCTGGTGATCGACGGATTCGAACATCTCGTGGACGCCTGTGCGGAGTTGGTACGGGACCTGCTGCGCCGGGCCCCCCGGCTGCGGGTACTGGCGGCCGGCCGGCTGCCGATGGAACTCGACGGCGAGGCCACCTATCCGCTCGCGACCATGACCGACCGGGACGCGCTCCGGCTCTTCGCGGAGCGGGCCACCGCGGTGCAGCCGGAGTTCCGGCTGACCGAGCACACCCGGGGCGCGGTCCAGGAGCTGTGCCGGCGGCTGGACGGGATTCCGCTCGCGCTGGAGCTGGCGGCCGGGCGGCTGCGGGCGCTCTCGGCCGAGCAGGTGCTCGAACGCCTCGACGACCGCTTCCGGCTGCTGACCGGCGGCAGCCGCAGCGCGCTGGCCCGCCATCAGACGCTCCGCACGGCCATCGGCTGGAGCCATGAGCTCTGCGTCCCGGAACAGCGGCTGCTGTGGTCACGGCTCTCGGTCTTCGCCGGGCAGTTCGACCTGGAGGCGGTCGAGTACGTCTGCAGCGGCTCCGAGCTGCCGGCCGACTCGGTGCTCGACGTGCTCTCCGGGCTGCTCGCCCAGTCCATCGTGCTGCGGGAGGACTCGGCGGCCGGCACCCGCTACCGGATGCTCGACACGGTGCGCGAGTACGGCGCCGAGTGGCTGGCGGCCACCGGGGAGACGGAGCGGCTGCGACGGCGTCACCGCGACTGGTTCCTGGGGCTGGCGACCTGGTGCGAACTGGACTGGTTCAGCCCTCGGCAGAGCGAGGTGGCGGCCCGGGTGGAGAGCGAACTGCCCAATCTGCGGCGGGCCATGGAGTGTTCGCTGGAGTGCCCGGAGGAGGCGCATCTCGCCCAGTACCTGGCGGGCACGCTCTGGTTCCTGTGGGTCGGCTGCGGGCGGCTCTCGGAGGGGCGGCACTGGCTGGACCACGTGCTGGAGGAGGAGACCCCGTACGACTCCTCAAGGCTGAAGGCGCTGTGGGTGCTCGGCTATGTCGCGGTGCTGCAGGGGGACCCGGTGGGGGCGATCTCGGCGCTGACCGAGTGCCGGGAGGAGGCGGAGGCGGCCGGTGACGCCACGGCCTCGGCGTACGCGCTGCACCGCACCGGCTGCCTGGCCCTCGTCACGGACGACACGGCGCGGGCGCAGGAACTGCTGCATGAGGCACTCGGCCGCTACCGGGAGCTCGGGGAGCTGAACAGCAACGTGCTGATGGCCCAGGTCGAACTGGCGATGTCGGTCGGGTTCCGGGGCGAACTGGACCGCGCGGTCACGATCTGCGAGGAGGTCCGGGAGATCTGCGAGGACCACGGGGAGCGATGGGCCCTCAGTTACGCGCTGTTCGTCCTGGCCTTCGCCGCCCTGGAGCGGGGCCGCCCTGCACGGGCCAGGGAACTCCTCGGGGAGTCGCTGTCCATCAGCCACGCCTTCCACGACCTGCTCGGCACCGTGCTCTCGCTGGAACTGCTGGCGCTGGTCACGGTGGTCGAGGGCGATGCGGACGAGGCGGCGCTGCTACAAGGGGCCGCCGAACAGATCTGGCCATCGGTGGGGCTGCCGCTGTTCGGCTCCGAGCACTACGGGGCGCCCAGGGTCCGGTGCGAGGAGCTGGCCCGCCGGGAGCTGGGCGAGGAGCGGTACGCCTCGCGGCGGCGGGCCGGCGCGGTGCTGGGCACCGACGCGGTGGTGGCCAGGGCGCTGGCCGGTCGCCCCGGGGAGCCGCCGGGCGACGCGGACACCGGCGCACCGGAGGTACCGGGGCCGCTTCCGGAGACCGGGAAGACGCGAAAGCCCGCCGCCTCCCCGGCTTCGGGAAGGGGCGGGCCTGAGCGCTGGTGA